The following are encoded in a window of Mumia flava genomic DNA:
- the dnaG gene encoding DNA primase, with the protein MTGRIREEDIAAVRERARIDEVVEQYVTLRNAGGGSRKGLCPFHDEKSPSFNVTPSRGMYYCFGCGEGGDVFTFLQKMDQIGFSEAVERLAARYGITLRYVDGPSGPGRDFAQRGRLVAANKAAAEFFSEQLAGPDALIGRRFLDERGFDRAAAEHFGVGFAPRGGEALLRHLRGRGFAEDDLLAGGLVAQNSRGSYDRFRGRLIWPIRDPAGDVVGFGARRLYDDDRIAAKYLNTPETPLYKKSQVLYGIDLARKEISKASQAVIVEGYTDVMACHQAGITTAVATCGTAFGQDHGRVLRRLLADHDALHGEVIFTFDGDEAGQRAALRAFEGDEQFVSQTYVAVQPDGLDPCDLRLRDGDEAVRDLVGSRIPLYRFVLRNVLERYDLDRADQRINAMREAVGLLSSVRDRTKLDAFAREIADMVGLDLEEVRAAAKAAAKAGPKGSTPAGPPGSRSGGQQQRGDEAVGTPPAGDADGGGAAGAPVPSLGEPRFGDERELLKAVVQYPHLVAPLAGDLARDDFTHPVAAEVFDAVSAEGLPASEDQQWAGRVRERVDSEQGRSALARFALDPLRVHGVPDDTFLEALVARVRELALARRIDAMKSRLQRTDPVESSDDYQRTFSELLALEQQRRSLRERAVGGSLL; encoded by the coding sequence CGGGTGGGGGTTCGCGCAAAGGGCTGTGTCCCTTCCACGACGAGAAGTCGCCGTCGTTCAACGTCACCCCCTCGCGGGGGATGTACTACTGCTTCGGCTGCGGCGAGGGCGGCGACGTCTTCACGTTCCTCCAGAAGATGGACCAGATCGGGTTCAGCGAGGCCGTCGAGCGACTCGCGGCGCGGTACGGCATCACGCTGCGCTACGTCGACGGGCCGAGCGGCCCGGGCCGGGACTTCGCGCAGCGCGGCCGCCTCGTCGCCGCGAACAAGGCGGCCGCGGAGTTCTTCTCCGAGCAGCTCGCCGGGCCCGATGCGCTGATCGGCCGTCGGTTCCTCGACGAGCGTGGGTTCGACCGGGCGGCGGCGGAGCACTTCGGTGTCGGGTTCGCGCCGCGCGGCGGTGAGGCGCTGCTGCGTCACCTGCGGGGCCGCGGCTTCGCCGAGGACGACCTGCTGGCCGGCGGCCTGGTCGCCCAGAACTCCCGCGGGTCGTACGACCGGTTCCGCGGGAGGCTGATCTGGCCGATCCGTGACCCCGCCGGCGACGTGGTCGGATTCGGCGCTCGGCGGTTGTACGACGACGACCGGATCGCCGCGAAGTACCTCAACACCCCCGAGACCCCGCTCTACAAGAAGAGCCAGGTCCTCTACGGGATCGACCTCGCCCGCAAGGAGATCTCGAAGGCCAGCCAGGCTGTGATCGTCGAGGGTTACACGGACGTCATGGCGTGCCACCAGGCGGGCATCACCACGGCTGTCGCCACGTGCGGCACCGCCTTCGGTCAGGACCACGGTCGCGTCCTGCGCCGGCTGCTCGCCGATCACGACGCGCTGCACGGCGAGGTGATCTTCACCTTCGACGGTGACGAGGCGGGTCAGCGGGCTGCGCTGCGGGCGTTCGAGGGCGACGAGCAGTTCGTCTCGCAGACGTACGTCGCGGTGCAGCCGGACGGTCTCGACCCGTGCGACCTGCGGCTGCGCGACGGCGACGAGGCGGTCCGCGACCTGGTCGGGTCGCGCATCCCGCTGTACCGGTTCGTCCTCCGCAACGTGCTCGAGCGCTACGACCTCGACCGCGCCGACCAACGGATCAACGCGATGCGCGAGGCGGTCGGCCTCCTGTCGTCGGTGCGTGACCGCACGAAGCTCGACGCCTTCGCCCGCGAGATCGCCGACATGGTCGGGCTCGACCTGGAGGAGGTACGCGCCGCCGCCAAGGCAGCAGCGAAGGCAGGTCCGAAGGGGAGCACGCCGGCCGGCCCACCGGGCAGCCGGTCGGGTGGCCAGCAGCAGCGGGGGGACGAGGCGGTCGGTACGCCGCCGGCCGGCGACGCTGACGGCGGGGGTGCGGCCGGGGCGCCCGTGCCGAGCCTGGGCGAACCCCGGTTCGGCGACGAGCGCGAGCTGCTCAAGGCGGTCGTCCAGTACCCCCATCTCGTCGCGCCCCTCGCCGGCGACCTGGCCCGCGACGACTTCACCCACCCGGTCGCCGCCGAGGTGTTCGACGCCGTCAGCGCCGAGGGCCTGCCGGCGAGCGAGGACCAGCAGTGGGCCGGTCGGGTGCGTGAGCGGGTCGACAGCGAGCAGGGGCGCAGCGCGCTGGCGCGGTTCGCGCTCGATCCGCTGCGTGTCCACGGCGTCCCCGACGACACGTTCCTCGAGGCGCTGGTCGCACGGGTCCGTGAGCTGGCGCTCGCGCGCCGCATCGATGCGATGAAGTCCCGCCTCCAGCGCACCGATCCCGTCGAGTCGTCCGACGACTACCAGCGCACGTTCTCCGAGCTGCTCGCCCTCGAGCAGCAGCGGCGCAGCCTGCGCGAGCGTGCAGTCGGCGGCTCGCTGCTCTGA